CTATCTAAGGGCCCAAATGCCGTAATAAGGGATAACATAATGAAACTCAGAGAAAAGAACAGCGATACTGATAACAGATAAGGTTAAGGCAACCATTTCTATGCCTCTAGGGGCTAAGAGAAAAGAACGGCGATACTGTAGGCGATCATCTGCTTTAGCAAGATAAAATTCATGTGAAAGAAACAAGGTCTTGTTTCGCAAATAATCAGGGGAAACGTGCGGAAGAAAGGGGGGAAATGTGGGCAGCTAGCtacggggagagagagagagagagagagcgacaaAGAGATATACCGGTAGAAAAATGTCCGACGCCCGCTGCTTGAGGGTGTTGCGACGGTCGACGGTGAAACCCTGGCAGTGAGAAGGCCcgaggaaggaaaaaaattggggtgttagtctacgagagagagagagagagagagagagagagagagagagatatatataccGGCAGAAAAACCTCCCTTCAGGGTCTTGCGACGGTCGACGGTGAGACCTGGCAGTGGGAAGGCACGAGGGAGGAGGAGTTGCGGAGGGAGGTCGAGCGTTGAGGAGGGACTTTAAGCGCTGCGGAGGGAGGTCGAGCGTTGCGCTGCCAGTGCGGCAGCAGAATAGCATGATGGGTATATTTCAAGCGGCtgaaattccacccgctccCTCTTCGATTaaacgggtggaattccacctcGTTTGATGGCTTCTCAATTTCACCCACCCGTACAAATTTTTCCTTCCCGCCCACTTTCATCCGCCCAAAGGGGCCCTCAGCGACAGGCAGATATCACAACGTAAAAACCGAGCCTCAATCCCCCGAAAATTTTAAATgacagtttttgttttcttgtcacTTAAGGCAACTACAAGTCAAAACATGGGCCAGATTGATTAGATCGTTTTGGAGCCCCAAAATAATATAACCTGCTTTGCTTCgctggctatatatatatatttatatatatatatatataagctagCTACAGTTTACCTCTGTAGCAGAatgattattttttgtttagtaTCATCCAAAATTATCGTAAAAGGCTCATTCTGTTGTAAAAAACTTATGACCAAGTAACTCATGGTCGCAAGTGCACTTTTCGACAGACTGTTTTAAGAAcgcaaaataaacaaaatagtCATTCGGCTAActggtttcaaaaaaaaaaaaaaaaaaaaaaatatatatatatatatatatatatatatatatataaagagaaatgGTTGAAAATAAGGTGGCGATATTGTGGAAGGAAGACAATTTAATGCGTGCATCATGCATGTTAAAAGTCAACAAATTAAAGTCTTCTCCATCACCCCTCGTTGCTCTCTATAAAAGGAGAACGCCTGGAGGCGTTGGGCTGCAAGGAGAGTCGAGAGAGTTGGgatcaaagaaaagaaaccagagTATTctaaagaaggagaaagaggaaagcGCTATGTGTCGCTGCGGAGCAAACTGCACATGCGGCTCAGGCTGCAAATGCTCTGAAGGGTAAtcaatctctccctttcttctctcttctccctcttctccaaTATGAATTAATATTGATGGGTGTTGTTATTGTGAGTGCAGGCGCTATGAGACAGAAGGCTGCAAGTGTGGCAGCAGCTGCAGCTGTGGTTCATGCACCTGCAAGTGAATATATTCAGGGGATCACATGATAATATATCCATGTGGTTGTTGTGTTCAGCTGTAAAATAATGTTGCATGTATATGTGAAGTTATGTGACTTCTGTGACAAAATAATTAGGCCGTATGAGTGTCATGTGAGTCCAGGGCCTGGCTCCCAACCGTATGGCCTGGTGTGCTCTTTGGGCGCATCTTCTAAATGTCATTCTGTGCTTCTTTTATCTCCTGTATGGGATTAATGAAATACTAGTTCTCCCTACTCAATTTTGTCAAATCTTTTATCTTGTCAGCAGATCATAATTCTTATCCAAATACAATGTGTTTTGTTTTAAGGGATATAACATAGTTAGTGGGGTTGAGGCctgtaaaaaaaagtttgatttttgtaagcATTCTACCTTCTCATCTTAATCAGTATATAACTAGCTAGGTTGAATCGGCAATGAGATGTAATATTGAAAAAGTAAGAAACCTCTTTACTATGACAAATAACTTTTATTCACATGGTTCTATTCCCGGCCAGGTGTTGGCAAATACAAAAGACTATTTACTTTTACATCTAATTCAAAATTTGGCTCGTTTATATATAGCGGTGCATCTTAAGGTGCCAGGATTTCTTACCCCTCAGCTCAAATTTAACCTCAAACTTCAACTCAGCCCAAATTTAACCTCAATCTTTCTACACTTTGACGGCTAGTTTTATATGCACAACCAGAGTTCTTTTCGTTTTCCCCTTCCTATGTTACTATATATGGTTTTCGAAAGTTTGgtttaacttttcttttctggaaAAGCGTGGCATTTGTTATACCtttaaaatttggatgaaaGAATTGgacatcttcattttttgctATGTTTAACTTTTtagatctttctctctctcagatcTTTAACACACATCTCAAGACTCTCAACCTTGGCATTAgagcacttttttttatttaccaaaaCTTTGGGAGCCCTTTTGcataatatatacatagagATTTGACCCTGGTCGTGATATGCACTTATTGTGAGTTCTCATATTTAACTTAGTTAAtagttttttcttaaaaacaggAATAATAATTTATACTTAATTTGAAAACATGACTGATTAGGTACACGGCCTTGGCATATTCTACGAAcctcacaaaaagaaaagatgcattacatatatatatatatatatatatgtatatatatatatatatatatatatatatatatatatatatatatgagttatgcatcttttctttttgatctacctatctatctatctatatgtaTAAAATTAGCACTTTAAATAATAAGAAAAGGATCATTTCATTCCACACTTATGTATACATGATTCGGATTCCAACCAGAGACACAATAACTTTCACATGGGACACGAGCAAGCACAGAAGCTAGGCCAGGGCATGGTGCCCTAGATGATGAGGAAACGCCCATGGCCAATTTATTATCAACAAACTACACATAAACTTTGTCGTGATCCTCAGGTCACCCGGAACACAGGAGAGGTATCACTTGCAGGTGCATGGGTCACACCCACACTTGCCGCACTTGCACCCTTCACTCACATCGTATCCTTCCTCAACCATCTCCAATACTCCACTGAAACGCCTGAACTCGTCCAAATTCACAAAGTTCATTGATCAAGGGAAATTAAGGGAGGAACAAAGAACAGGAAGACCATACGAAGCAGAAGAGGAGGTGTACCCAACTAGCGGAGCAACTCCAGAAATCAAGATCTCAGCACCCTTTGCTTCAGAAACGGTGAGATCAGGAAACATCTTGCACCTGTACATCAAGTGAGGTCTTTTATTAGCAAAGCCCAGAAGCAAGAATTGTAACATCCCGGCTCACACCTATACAAGGTTGGGACTCTTGATCTGATGAATTCCAATCTGCCCCTTAACAGCTTcagtttttcattaaaaacagcttcagtttttcattaaaaaaagttAAGCATCAAGACaatcaataaagaaaaacacGCATAAGAgacatataagagagagagagagaaagatgctGTATACCCTCCACCGCACTTGCAGTTAGAGCCACATCCACAGTCGCCACCGCAGccagacatttttttttttgcttcgaTCTGTCTGTTGCCCTTCTTCTAATTCTTTCTGATCTCTCTTTGCTTAATCTCAATTGATCTCCTTGTAGTTCTACGTCGTTAGGCTCCATTCTTTATATAGAGCAATACTGAAGGAGGTGAAGCTATAGACGTGATCGTCATTTCAGCGATAACCAATacttttctggattttttttccccttaattATCACTATCAGTTTTTCCACCAACTTCCACCtactaaaaattatatatagagAGATGTTCCTTGCTTGCGTCTATGTTCTTAAAAGAGGATCAGCCAATTCAACTGGTATAGTTGTGAGATAACTGCTTCTCTcctataaaaataattaatgaacATCTGGATGTCCTTATTGTATTTGAGGGGACACAATGCACATTAATCTATGACTATGAGATCGGATCTCGCCATCATATCTTATGTCACTTAGTttcattagttcattttctAATGTTTATAAGTTATTGTCTGTAAAATATACGTCTTATCTCCACAATAATAGAATTCTGAAGCCTTCCTAGGTTATTGACATGGATTACACCGACACCTGTAAGaatgtttttcaaaatgaacTAAAAGAGTACGATTTTTTAAATGCCGAGAATCTGGTACAGTTCTTCCCTGAGTCCTTTCCGAAATGTGGACCTCACTCAGCATATGATCATGCATTGTTTATATTATCTATAGGTAACagcatgacatttttttataaacgGCATGCttgcatgaaaaatataaaagtgtCCCCAGATACTGTTGCTCATATAGGCATATTTTCTCTcttaattcaatttaaaataatttaaactatttttaatTCATAAGAAATAAAAGGTATGCATATATACAGGCACGacatgtacacatataataGTCAGCAAACACATCGCCTGTACATAAATACTGACATGTATAAATCTACGTGAACATGAAATAAGGGCAGGTTTGGTGAGAGTAGGTAAGGAACTGAAAACATATGTCCACTGATTTAAGCATTATTCATTTCACATGGGCTTTTATAATAATAACATGCCTTTCATACAAGACGATAGAGTGAACGGTGActttatcacttttttctcattgtttttttcttaatcattcatCATGTTGAATCTAGTGACTTTGGTTAGATGACTGAATGACTTCAAAAATACATGACAGTTCAATttatttcacacacacacacacacacattggaTCCTTTGACAACCCTAAAAATATTGTGGTTCGAGCAAACTGCTTTATTATGGGATGCTCTGCAAAAGTATGTCCATAAGTGAAAAAAatctcttcctccttttttttggaGGGTTCGGTGAATTCAAAAACTAATGTAACACTACATAACTATAGGGAGAaggttttctcatttttttttggaatatttcCCTGCTAGAAGTTATTAGTGGTTCTTGCAGTTGTTAATGTCACATAATATTTCAGAAGCGTAAAGAAAAATGGTAGGACTAATTTGCAAAAAGTATGAAacgaaaaaaatttaaaaatattgacgagcgagcgagagagagagagagagagagatgagaaaaCATCAGAAATACAATGAAAACTACATAAGTGAAAGTAAAAAATCAGAAAGTCAAATTTCGATGTGCCTTAAGAACTGCCAAGGATCTCCGAACAAACAACATGCAAAGTCATAGGtaatgccatgaaagaaaaacatcattCAGAGTAGTCTATATATGCCACCAAATTAATTTTATTGTATTGCATATCAAATTAACCTTGAACTCATTATTTGAATTGATCTCAATTCCAGTTCAGGAATTTAGATCTATTTATCAGAATTACTGATTCAACCACTTGAATCCTTAATCATATTCCATGAGTTAGTTTTTAAATTACCGCAAATTTGGTAACTTAGCCAATGCATAACATAATTTAGGGTTTAACAATAGTACATTGCTTACTGGCCTGTAGGTCAGTATACTTTACCGTATTATATATTGCCATCTTTATTAACATAAGTTTAATTTCTACGAAAAAAAAGTATTCAATTTTTGGAGGTAATTAAAGGATGtatattcttttttaattttttttggaaattatgTATTTTAAGACCCTGAATGTTCTATTTCATGTCCGacatttatttttgcttttgacCATGCTAAGACATGTTACTTGTTGAGGAGGGCCTCATTACTGAAATCAGTTTTTGCAGTTGCTCCTACAAATGATAtcagttttcttcttcatgtagAATTTTTTGCATTGGCTTCTGAATTGTTGTGCTTGAGAGGTTTAACCCATATAATGCTCTGCCCAAAAGCCAGATGACTGAAACCTGAAGATTGACAAACAAGCAGCTGCatagccacatggtggctggtgtgggcagttgcccacacccgCCTCACAAacttagtttaatatatatgttaatgttttaatatatttgattgttatacatataagtgcttctaagaaattaaaggtattgagTGAGTACTCACactagaaaattttttttggctccgctaGTGCAAACATGATTATCTTGAATATGCATGAGCAAAAGAATTTTGTGCTTTTAATGTACATATTCCCTTCTCCTCATTAGATCCATTAACATCTAAACATGAATGTAAGTTTCTTCTTGCTGCACTGATTTTCTGTAGTTCATTTGCCTTCCTTTGCCAGTTGCGTTATGGTGGACTTCATGTTTCTCCCACTATAGCTGGTAGCAGGCCTGGTGGTAATTTGATTTGCTGGAGCTCGGGCTGCTATAATCTCCGTGAGGTTAAAAGGCCTTTCATGTAATGAATCATGAAGTATGAATAAGTTGACATCTTCATGAAAAACAGTCAGAACTTTCGTgtacttttttctcatttttctatgTATCAGTTGTGGCGATTCTTTGttgcaaatttctttttttattttattttatttttctttcgaTTGTAGGATCCCttgaaaatacatgaaaaatcatGGAAACTTCAAAGAGCACACAGAAAGGGCAAGAATTCTTGAACCTTCGCATTCCTTTTAAGTGAAAGATGGAAGGAAACTTGATGTATGAATGCCTTAAATTTCATTATTCTTAAGAAGCATGTCTCGAACTATTCATGATATCGTGCTTTATCATCTACCAAGCAGTAGCAAAGTCACATATGAGTTGGTGCGGGTTCCAgtcgacattttttttttcatttttgcattaaTACTCCAAATATTTgccttgttatatatatatatatatatatatatatatatatatatatatatatatatataagtgcaactttcaaatttgaaaatcatgaaTGAGTGcccttcaaaaaaattttgccGGCTTGCTACAGTTAATAAGCAATTTGATttgcaccttttttttcttaacgtTAACCGTCGATTTGGAGAGGCCTGCCTACTCTCAAGTTGTTTCGGAACATTAACCATCGACGTTGCTACATATATTAGCCTCTGGTTTTTCTCCTCGCAAAAGCTACTTGATCAAACCTTCGTCGACAGACTTAGATGGTCCACGGACACCTCAATTAGCCGCAATGTTTGAAATGGTTCCCCTATTATAACTAATAACTAAAGTTGGGCATCCGGCAGGATGGGCTAGCCCAAGGCTCAATAAAGCCGGACTCAAGCTGACCTGATGCCTTTGATGCCTTTGCCGGTGGCCCAAACCCGACCCACTTAGTTATCGGGCTGGACTCAAGAATTCAATGTCCACACAAATTTGAAACTCTTAgagtttcatattttaatatctaaAAAACGTACCAATAATTTTTAAGGGTGCCATCACCAACATATGAACAGTTTTTAAAGATACCATCGATGACATATAAAGAGTTTGTAAGGAAGTTTTGGACAATGCACCAAGAAAACCGATTGCTAGTGTCATATGCCCACCCTGAGTTATAACCCTTTTTGTATACTCAGaacaattttgcaaagaaaacaaaaccgaTCTTGTCCGAATTGATTCACCGAATCGTGAGCGAGAATCTAAACCATCCCTGATGATGGCAAACTAAGCTGATTACTctcgaaagaaaaaaaagcgcTAGATATAGACATATGTAGCTGCTTCCAATTCTCAAGAACTCGACGCAAACGATGACGCAATGGTTAATCTGTCGCCAACCTCTCGGGTATTGTTTTTAgacttgaaaatgaaggagTGGAATGCTTATCACCTCAAAGTCGTCCTATGAATGAATTATGTAATCTACTTAATCAACAAGTTTCGTGATAACTGAGAAGGAAATACCAAAAAAGTTCGTGAATCACAATATTGTTTAAATTCCCAATTAGAACTTGCCCATGATTTTAACAAAAAAGTCTGTGCCTGAATCCACCCGAAAATTAAAAGACAGTTTTCTACATATTGATTAGATCGTTTTGGCTCCCAAAGTGTTATAACcagtttgctctctctctctctctctctctctctatatatatatatatatatatatatatatatatatatatatatatatattgaattcaATCGTCTACACCGGCTATTTATGTAGCCGGATGACTATGAAATTGTTGTAAAAAATGCATACTGTGGCAAAAAAACCATGGTCAAGTAACTAACCATGCAACCATGCTGCTACAGAAATAACAGACtgattttaattatatatatatatatgaagagagagaaagagagagaaagttgaaAATAAGATAGCGAcatgaaaaagaagacaatttAATGCGTGCAACATGCATGTTAAAAGTCAATAAATTTCATTGCCCACTCGTCAAA
Above is a window of Nymphaea colorata isolate Beijing-Zhang1983 chromosome 8, ASM883128v2, whole genome shotgun sequence DNA encoding:
- the LOC116259402 gene encoding metallothionein-like protein type 2 gives rise to the protein MSGCGGDCGCGSNCKCGGGCKMFPDLTVSEAKGAEILISGVAPLVGRFSGVLEMVEEGYDVSEGCKCGKCGCDPCTCK